One Azospirillum sp. TSA2s genomic region harbors:
- the lpdA gene encoding dihydrolipoyl dehydrogenase encodes MADMNYDVIVIGGGPGGYVAAIRAAQLGLHTAVIERENLGGICLNWGCIPTKALLRSAEVLHLAKHAADYGLVIQNPSFDLDKVVARSRKVAGQLNGGVKHLLKKNKVAVIEGSAKLLGKGQVAVTKGEAPVGTFGAKHIIIATGARARTLPGLEDDGKLVWTYRKAMTPDSMPKSLLVIGSGAIGIEFASFYNALGAKVTVVEVMDRILPVEDEEISAMARKAFEKQGMRIITGGKAGNLRKAADSVTVAVEAGGKTEDITVDRVIVAVGISPNTEGLGLENTKVKTDRGHIQTNGMCETDEPGVYAIGDVTGAPWLAHKASHEGVIVAEHIAGKHPHALNVRNIPGCTYSHPQIASVGLTEKKAKEAGYEIKVGRFPFVGNGKAIALGEPEGLIKTIFDAKTGEMLGAHMIGAEVTELIQGYGIAKSSELTEAELMHTVFPHPTLSEMMHESVLDAYGRAIHF; translated from the coding sequence TTGGCCGACATGAATTACGACGTCATCGTCATCGGCGGCGGGCCGGGCGGTTACGTGGCGGCGATCCGCGCCGCGCAGCTTGGCCTGCACACCGCGGTCATCGAGCGTGAAAACCTGGGCGGCATCTGCCTGAACTGGGGCTGCATCCCGACCAAGGCGCTGCTGCGCTCGGCTGAGGTGCTGCATCTCGCCAAGCATGCCGCCGACTATGGTCTGGTCATCCAGAACCCGTCCTTCGACCTCGACAAGGTCGTCGCCCGGTCGCGCAAGGTCGCCGGGCAGCTGAACGGCGGCGTCAAGCACCTGCTGAAGAAGAACAAGGTCGCGGTGATCGAAGGCTCCGCCAAGCTGCTCGGCAAGGGGCAGGTGGCGGTGACCAAGGGCGAGGCCCCGGTCGGCACCTTCGGCGCCAAGCACATCATCATCGCCACCGGTGCGCGCGCCCGCACGCTGCCGGGGCTGGAGGATGACGGCAAGCTGGTCTGGACCTATCGCAAGGCGATGACCCCGGACAGCATGCCGAAGTCGCTGCTGGTGATCGGGTCCGGTGCCATCGGCATCGAATTCGCCAGCTTCTACAACGCCTTGGGCGCCAAAGTTACAGTGGTCGAGGTGATGGACCGCATCCTTCCGGTGGAGGATGAGGAAATCTCCGCAATGGCCCGGAAAGCCTTCGAGAAGCAGGGCATGCGCATCATCACCGGCGGCAAGGCCGGCAATCTGCGCAAAGCCGCCGACAGCGTGACCGTGGCCGTCGAGGCCGGCGGCAAGACCGAGGACATCACGGTCGACCGCGTCATCGTCGCCGTCGGCATCAGCCCGAACACCGAGGGGCTCGGCCTGGAGAACACCAAGGTCAAGACCGACCGCGGCCACATCCAGACCAACGGCATGTGCGAGACCGACGAGCCGGGCGTGTACGCCATCGGCGACGTGACCGGCGCCCCCTGGCTCGCCCACAAGGCCAGCCATGAAGGCGTGATCGTCGCCGAGCACATCGCCGGCAAGCACCCGCATGCGCTGAACGTCCGCAATATCCCGGGCTGCACCTACTCGCACCCGCAGATCGCGTCGGTCGGCCTGACGGAGAAGAAGGCGAAGGAAGCCGGTTACGAGATCAAGGTCGGCCGCTTCCCCTTCGTCGGCAACGGCAAGGCCATCGCGCTGGGCGAGCCGGAAGGCCTGATCAAGACCATCTTCGACGCCAAGACCGGCGAGATGCTGGGCGCCCACATGATCGGCGCGGAAGTGACCGAGCTGATCCAGGGCTATGGCATCGCCAAGTCGTCGGAGCTGACCGAGGCCGAGCTGATGCACACGGTGTTCCCGCACCCGACCCTGTCGGAAATGATGCATGAGTCGGTCCTTGATGCCTATGGCCGGGCGATCCACTTTTAA
- a CDS encoding chorismate mutase, whose protein sequence is MSKSLAPLRAEIDAIDDELVALLGKRLSVVHRVAAVKMAENLPAVLPDRVEAVKQRAAEAGLAYGLDPDFMATLYQTIIDEACRVEEGIFAAGREDAPRS, encoded by the coding sequence ATGTCGAAAAGCCTTGCCCCGCTCCGCGCCGAAATCGACGCCATCGACGACGAACTCGTCGCGTTGCTGGGCAAGCGCCTGTCCGTCGTCCACCGCGTCGCAGCGGTGAAGATGGCGGAAAATCTGCCGGCCGTGCTGCCCGACCGCGTCGAAGCGGTGAAACAACGGGCGGCCGAGGCGGGGCTGGCGTACGGCCTGGATCCGGACTTCATGGCCACCCTGTACCAGACGATCATCGACGAGGCGTGCCGGGTCGAGGAAGGCATCTTTGCCGCCGGCCGCGAGGATGCGCCTCGCTCCTGA
- a CDS encoding pyruvate dehydrogenase complex dihydrolipoamide acetyltransferase — protein MTVQILMPALSPTMTEGNLAKWLKKEGDTVKSGDVLAEIETDKATMEVEAVDEGRIGKILIPAGSQGVAVNTPIAILLEEGEDESALASAGSAPAPAAAAPATAAAPAAAPAPSAAPAAAAAPAPAAAAPAAAGERVFASPLARRIAEQAGVDLKSVKGTGPHGRIVKADVEAAKAAGPAKAAAAPAAAPAPAAAAPAPAAAPAPAKAEGVDAKSLADKLGMAYTAVPNSGMRKTIAKRLGEVKRTVPDYFLTVDVEIDALMKVRAELNGRSDAYKLSVNDFIIRAVALALKKVPAINASWTDEAMLQYSHADVSVAVATPTGLITPIVKKAETKGLADISNEMKALAKKARDNALKPEEYQGGTISISNLGMMGIKQFQAIINPPQACILAVGASEQRPVVKDGALAIATVMSLTGTFDHRVADGAVGAEFLAAVKKLLEDPLSMLL, from the coding sequence ATGACCGTTCAGATTCTGATGCCCGCCCTCTCTCCCACGATGACCGAGGGCAACCTCGCCAAGTGGCTGAAGAAGGAAGGCGACACGGTGAAGTCCGGCGACGTGCTCGCCGAGATCGAAACCGACAAGGCCACCATGGAAGTCGAAGCGGTCGATGAAGGCCGCATCGGCAAGATCCTGATCCCGGCCGGCAGCCAGGGCGTCGCGGTGAACACCCCGATCGCCATCCTGCTGGAAGAGGGTGAGGACGAGAGCGCGCTGGCTTCGGCCGGCTCCGCTCCGGCCCCGGCTGCTGCGGCTCCGGCCACTGCCGCCGCTCCGGCCGCTGCACCGGCGCCGTCGGCCGCCCCGGCTGCCGCCGCTGCTCCGGCTCCGGCCGCTGCCGCTCCGGCTGCCGCCGGCGAGCGCGTGTTCGCCAGCCCGCTGGCGCGCCGCATCGCCGAACAGGCCGGCGTCGACCTGAAGTCGGTCAAGGGCACCGGCCCGCACGGCCGCATCGTCAAGGCCGACGTGGAGGCCGCCAAGGCCGCCGGTCCGGCCAAGGCCGCTGCCGCTCCGGCGGCTGCCCCGGCGCCGGCCGCCGCCGCCCCGGCTCCCGCCGCTGCTCCGGCCCCTGCGAAGGCCGAGGGTGTGGATGCCAAGTCGCTCGCCGACAAGCTGGGCATGGCCTACACCGCCGTGCCGAACAGCGGCATGCGCAAGACCATCGCCAAGCGTCTGGGCGAAGTGAAGCGCACCGTCCCCGACTATTTCCTGACGGTGGATGTCGAGATCGACGCGCTGATGAAGGTCCGTGCCGAACTGAACGGCCGGTCCGACGCCTACAAGCTGTCGGTGAACGACTTCATCATCCGTGCCGTGGCGCTGGCGCTGAAGAAGGTCCCGGCGATCAACGCGTCCTGGACCGACGAGGCGATGCTGCAATACAGCCACGCCGACGTGTCGGTGGCCGTCGCCACTCCGACCGGGCTGATCACCCCGATCGTCAAGAAGGCGGAGACCAAGGGTCTGGCCGACATCTCCAACGAGATGAAGGCGCTGGCCAAGAAGGCGCGCGACAACGCGCTGAAGCCGGAAGAGTATCAGGGCGGCACGATCTCCATCTCCAACCTGGGCATGATGGGGATCAAGCAGTTCCAGGCGATCATCAACCCGCCGCAGGCCTGCATCCTGGCGGTCGGCGCCAGCGAGCAGCGCCCGGTGGTGAAGGACGGCGCGCTGGCAATCGCCACGGTGATGAGCCTGACCGGCACCTTCGACCACCGCGTCGCCGATGGCGCCGTCGGTGCGGAATTCCTTGCGGCGGTGAAGAAGCTGCTCGAGGATCCGCTCTCGATGCTGCTCTGA
- a CDS encoding pyruvate dehydrogenase complex E1 component subunit beta: MPIEVLMPALSPTMTEGKLAKWVKKEGDTVKSGDVLAEIETDKATMEVEAVDEGRVGKILVPEGTDNVAVNTPIAILLEEGEDESALSKGGNAPAAAAPANAAPASEETKAAPSAVQAPAPTVPAAPVSVPDSDEDKFFAKTVKKTVREALRDAMAEEMRRDEKVFVMGEEVAQYQGAYKVTQGLLQEFGERRVIDTPITEIGFAGLGVGASFKGLKPIVEFMTFNFAMQAIDHIINSAAKTLYMSGGQMGSPIVFRGPNGAAARVAAQHSQCYASWYAHCPGLKVVSPWSAADAKGLLKAAIRDPNPVVFLENEILYGQSFEVPEDEEFVLPIGKAKIERQGKDVTITAFSIMVGHALAAAEELAKEGIDAEVINLRTIRPLDTATIVNSVKKTNRLVSVEEGWPFAGIGSEMCALMMEQAFDYLDAPVARVAGLDVPMPYAANLEKLALPQVADIVKAAKQACYR, from the coding sequence ATGCCGATCGAAGTGCTGATGCCGGCCCTGTCGCCCACCATGACCGAGGGCAAGCTGGCGAAATGGGTCAAGAAGGAAGGCGACACGGTGAAGTCCGGCGACGTGCTCGCCGAGATCGAGACCGACAAGGCCACCATGGAAGTCGAAGCGGTCGATGAAGGTCGCGTCGGCAAGATCCTGGTGCCCGAAGGCACCGACAATGTCGCGGTGAACACCCCCATCGCCATCCTGCTGGAAGAGGGCGAGGACGAGAGCGCGCTGTCCAAGGGCGGCAACGCCCCGGCCGCCGCCGCTCCGGCCAACGCCGCCCCGGCTTCGGAAGAGACCAAGGCCGCCCCGTCGGCGGTGCAGGCTCCGGCGCCGACCGTGCCGGCCGCTCCGGTGTCGGTTCCTGACTCGGACGAGGACAAGTTCTTCGCCAAAACGGTGAAGAAGACGGTCCGCGAAGCGCTCCGCGACGCGATGGCCGAGGAAATGCGCCGTGACGAGAAGGTCTTCGTCATGGGCGAGGAGGTCGCGCAATACCAGGGCGCCTACAAGGTGACCCAGGGCCTGCTGCAGGAGTTCGGTGAGCGTCGCGTCATCGACACGCCGATCACCGAGATCGGTTTCGCCGGTCTGGGCGTCGGCGCCTCCTTCAAGGGGCTGAAGCCGATCGTCGAGTTCATGACCTTCAACTTCGCCATGCAGGCGATCGACCATATCATCAACTCGGCCGCCAAGACGCTGTACATGTCCGGCGGCCAGATGGGCAGTCCGATCGTCTTCCGCGGCCCGAACGGCGCCGCCGCCCGCGTCGCCGCCCAGCATTCGCAGTGCTATGCCTCGTGGTACGCGCATTGCCCGGGCCTGAAGGTGGTCTCGCCCTGGTCGGCGGCCGACGCCAAGGGTCTGCTGAAGGCGGCGATCCGCGATCCGAACCCCGTGGTCTTCCTGGAGAACGAGATTCTCTACGGCCAGAGCTTCGAGGTTCCGGAGGACGAGGAATTCGTCCTGCCGATCGGCAAGGCCAAGATCGAGCGTCAGGGCAAGGACGTGACGATCACCGCCTTTTCGATCATGGTCGGCCATGCCCTGGCCGCCGCCGAGGAGCTGGCGAAGGAAGGCATCGACGCGGAGGTCATCAACCTGCGCACGATCCGTCCGCTGGACACCGCCACCATCGTCAACAGCGTCAAGAAGACCAACCGCCTCGTCTCCGTCGAGGAAGGCTGGCCCTTCGCCGGCATCGGTTCGGAAATGTGCGCGCTCATGATGGAGCAGGCGTTCGACTATCTGGACGCGCCGGTGGCCCGCGTGGCCGGCCTGGACGTGCCGATGCCCTACGCCGCCAACCTGGAAAAGCTGGCGCTGCCGCAGGTCGCCGACATCGTCAAGGCCGCCAAGCAAGCCTGCTATCGTTGA
- the pdhA gene encoding pyruvate dehydrogenase (acetyl-transferring) E1 component subunit alpha translates to MAASRRRSTKAQTDTAPAQAVSSEELLHYYREMLLIRRFEEKAGQLYGMGLIGGFCHLYIGQEAVVVGVQAALKDGDTVITSYRDHGHMLACGMEAKGVMAELTGRIGGYSKGKGGSMHMFSREKNFYGGHGIVGGQVPLGTGLAFAHKYLNDGGVSAVYCGDGAINQGQVYESFNMAALWKLPVLFVIENNKYAMGTSQERASAGELHQRGAAYGIPGYQVNGMDVLEVKAAADQWVNYIREGNGPVILEMKTYRYRGHSMSDPAKYRTKEEVEKMRSESDPIDQLKSKLLAGGHTDEDKLKEIDRAVKAIVTESAEFAQQSPEPDPSELWTDILVES, encoded by the coding sequence ATGGCCGCGTCCCGACGCCGTTCCACCAAGGCGCAGACCGACACCGCGCCCGCTCAAGCCGTCTCTTCCGAAGAGCTTCTTCATTACTATCGCGAGATGCTGCTGATCCGCCGCTTCGAAGAGAAGGCGGGCCAGCTGTACGGCATGGGCCTGATCGGCGGCTTCTGCCATCTCTACATCGGCCAGGAAGCCGTCGTCGTCGGCGTGCAGGCGGCGCTGAAGGATGGCGACACCGTCATCACCAGCTACCGTGACCACGGCCACATGCTGGCCTGCGGCATGGAAGCCAAGGGCGTGATGGCCGAGCTGACCGGCCGCATTGGGGGCTACTCCAAGGGCAAGGGCGGCTCGATGCACATGTTCAGCCGCGAGAAGAACTTCTACGGCGGCCACGGCATCGTCGGCGGCCAGGTTCCGCTCGGCACCGGTCTCGCCTTCGCGCACAAGTACCTCAATGACGGCGGCGTGTCCGCGGTCTATTGCGGCGACGGCGCCATCAACCAGGGCCAGGTGTACGAGAGCTTCAACATGGCGGCGCTCTGGAAGCTGCCGGTCCTGTTCGTCATCGAGAACAACAAGTACGCCATGGGCACCTCGCAGGAGCGTGCCTCGGCCGGTGAACTGCATCAGCGCGGCGCCGCCTACGGCATCCCCGGCTATCAGGTCAACGGGATGGACGTGCTCGAGGTGAAGGCCGCCGCCGATCAGTGGGTGAACTACATCCGCGAAGGCAACGGCCCGGTCATCCTCGAGATGAAGACCTACCGCTACCGCGGCCACTCCATGTCCGATCCGGCCAAGTACCGGACGAAGGAGGAGGTCGAGAAGATGCGGTCGGAGTCCGATCCCATCGACCAGCTGAAGTCGAAGCTGCTGGCCGGCGGCCACACCGACGAGGACAAGCTGAAGGAGATTGATCGCGCTGTGAAGGCGATCGTGACCGAATCGGCCGAGTTCGCGCAGCAGAGCCCCGAGCCCGATCCGTCGGAGCTGTGGACCGACATCCTGGTCGAGAGCTGA
- a CDS encoding septum formation initiator family protein — MTMIADLTDTLARAAKSALRQAIMPALCACVVAYFAYYAIHGDRGLVAMKQIQGEIAQAEEVLNQLHTEREDMERRAQLLRGDGLDRDMLEERARLMLNFANPRDVIVKLPKLADPEGASQQK; from the coding sequence ATGACGATGATCGCCGACCTCACCGACACGCTCGCCCGCGCCGCCAAAAGCGCGCTCCGCCAAGCAATCATGCCGGCGCTGTGCGCCTGCGTGGTCGCCTACTTCGCCTACTACGCGATCCATGGCGACCGCGGGCTGGTGGCGATGAAGCAGATCCAGGGGGAAATCGCCCAGGCCGAAGAGGTCCTCAACCAACTCCACACCGAGCGGGAGGACATGGAACGGCGCGCCCAGCTGCTGCGCGGCGACGGTCTCGACCGCGACATGTTGGAGGAGCGGGCGCGGCTGATGCTGAATTTCGCTAACCCCCGCGACGTCATCGTCAAGCTTCCCAAACTGGCCGATCCGGAAGGGGCGAGCCAGCAGAAGTAA
- the modC gene encoding molybdenum ABC transporter ATP-binding protein codes for MLDLHIRQTLGAFTLDIAFTAEERGVTALFGRSGSGKTSVINAIAGLRRPDAGHIRIGDTEFFDSARRIDVPVEKRRIGYVFQESRLFPHMTVRSNLEYGLRRVPAGERRIAFEPVVELLGLGHLLDRRPRGLSGGEKQRVAFGRALLAQPRLLLMDEPMASLDAARKAEIMPYIERLRDEMNIPIVLVSHALDEVVRLATTMVLIAEGRVRAAGPVGAVMGRLDLSAVTGAHDAGAVLDLTVERHVPEDGLSVLAFDGGHLTVPQIDRPPGAAVRLHIHARDVIIALQQPSGVSLRNALTATVAEVAESGPSSADVRLAVGGSFLIARITRAAVRELELAPGRPVVALVKGIAFEPDSSGEASDRRRRVVDV; via the coding sequence ATGCTGGACCTGCACATCCGCCAGACCCTGGGCGCCTTCACGCTCGACATCGCCTTCACCGCGGAGGAGCGCGGGGTGACGGCGCTGTTCGGCCGCTCCGGTTCCGGCAAGACGTCGGTCATCAATGCGATTGCCGGGCTGAGGCGGCCCGACGCCGGGCATATCCGCATCGGCGACACCGAGTTCTTCGACAGCGCACGGCGCATCGACGTGCCGGTGGAGAAGCGGCGCATCGGCTATGTCTTCCAGGAATCGCGGCTGTTCCCGCACATGACGGTACGCAGCAACCTGGAGTACGGGCTGCGCCGTGTGCCTGCCGGGGAGCGGCGCATCGCCTTCGAGCCGGTGGTGGAGTTGCTGGGGCTGGGCCATCTGCTGGACCGCCGGCCGCGTGGCCTATCCGGTGGCGAGAAGCAGCGGGTCGCCTTCGGCCGCGCCCTGCTGGCGCAGCCGCGCCTGCTGCTGATGGACGAGCCGATGGCCTCGCTCGACGCCGCCCGCAAGGCGGAGATCATGCCCTACATCGAGCGGCTGCGCGACGAGATGAACATCCCCATCGTCCTGGTCAGCCACGCGCTGGACGAGGTGGTGCGGCTCGCCACCACGATGGTGCTGATCGCGGAGGGCAGGGTGCGTGCGGCCGGACCGGTGGGCGCGGTGATGGGCCGGCTCGACCTGTCGGCGGTGACCGGTGCGCATGATGCCGGTGCGGTGCTGGACCTGACGGTCGAGCGCCATGTTCCGGAGGATGGGCTGTCGGTACTGGCTTTCGACGGCGGGCACCTGACGGTGCCGCAGATCGACCGCCCGCCCGGCGCGGCGGTGCGGCTGCACATCCATGCCCGCGACGTCATCATCGCCTTGCAGCAGCCGAGCGGCGTCAGCCTGCGCAACGCGCTGACCGCAACCGTTGCGGAGGTGGCGGAGTCCGGCCCGTCGTCGGCGGACGTGCGGCTGGCGGTGGGCGGCTCGTTCCTGATCGCGCGCATCACGCGGGCGGCCGTGCGTGAACTGGAACTGGCGCCCGGCCGCCCGGTGGTGGCGCTGGTCAAGGGCATCGCCTTCGAGCCCGACAGCAGCGGCGAGGCATCGGACCGGCGGAGGCGGGTGGTGGACGTGTGA
- the modB gene encoding molybdate ABC transporter permease subunit: MELLTPMETTALLLSLRVAGVAIALGLPVAVLAAWVLGRYSFPGKTLVDGLVHLPLVLPPVVTGYILLVTMGTKGVVGGWLYQTFGIKLIFTAEGASLAVAVTSFPLMVRAIRLSVEAIDGGLEAAARTLGAGPVDRFFTILLPLMAPGLLSGAIVAFAAAMGEFGAVITFVSNIPGKTQTLPLAIYAATQEPGGDAVAARLATISFGVALLALMLSEFLANRVRRLIGQV; the protein is encoded by the coding sequence ATGGAACTCCTGACGCCGATGGAAACCACCGCGTTGCTGCTGAGCCTGCGTGTCGCGGGTGTCGCCATCGCGTTGGGATTGCCGGTGGCCGTGCTCGCCGCCTGGGTGCTCGGCCGTTATTCCTTTCCGGGCAAGACGCTGGTCGATGGGCTGGTGCATCTGCCGCTGGTCCTGCCGCCCGTGGTCACCGGCTATATCCTGCTGGTGACGATGGGGACCAAGGGAGTGGTCGGCGGCTGGCTCTACCAGACCTTCGGCATCAAGCTGATCTTCACGGCGGAGGGCGCGTCGCTGGCGGTGGCGGTGACCTCCTTTCCGCTGATGGTGCGGGCGATCCGCCTGTCGGTGGAGGCCATCGACGGCGGGCTGGAGGCGGCGGCGCGCACGCTGGGCGCCGGGCCGGTCGATCGCTTCTTCACCATCCTGCTGCCGCTGATGGCGCCGGGCCTGCTGTCCGGCGCCATCGTCGCCTTCGCCGCGGCGATGGGCGAGTTCGGCGCGGTCATCACCTTCGTCTCCAACATCCCCGGCAAGACGCAGACGCTGCCGCTGGCGATCTACGCCGCGACGCAGGAACCGGGCGGCGACGCGGTTGCGGCGCGGCTGGCGACGATCTCCTTCGGCGTGGCGTTGCTGGCGCTGATGCTGTCGGAGTTTCTGGCGAACCGGGTTCGCCGCCTGATCGGGCAGGTCTGA
- the modA gene encoding molybdate ABC transporter substrate-binding protein, with protein MVGMNGTFGRRGFAAAVSAVVLGIGLTVAAPAAVAQDVLVLAAASTKNAVEKLAAQFKAKTGNSVTSSFAASSALAKQIENGAPADIFISADLDWMDYLQKRDLIKTDSRVNLLGNELVAVVPKGSPLKPDLSKGGKLADQLGDGRLATGDPSNVPVGKYAKAALETLGQWTAVEPKLARADSVRAALVLVSRGEVPLGIVYRTDAAIDPGVEVAAAFPPDSYPAITYPAALAASSQSPAAVAFLDYMKSPDGMAVWKEFGFVPAPKAP; from the coding sequence ATGGTCGGAATGAATGGGACGTTCGGGCGCCGCGGATTCGCGGCGGCGGTTTCGGCCGTCGTGCTGGGCATCGGACTGACGGTCGCCGCCCCGGCGGCGGTGGCGCAGGATGTGCTGGTTCTGGCGGCGGCCTCGACCAAGAATGCGGTCGAAAAGCTGGCGGCGCAGTTCAAGGCGAAGACCGGCAATAGCGTGACATCGTCCTTCGCCGCATCGTCGGCGCTGGCCAAGCAGATCGAGAATGGCGCCCCGGCCGACATCTTCATCTCGGCCGATCTCGACTGGATGGACTATCTGCAGAAGCGCGATCTCATCAAGACCGACAGCCGGGTGAACTTGCTGGGCAACGAACTGGTGGCGGTGGTGCCGAAAGGCTCGCCCCTGAAGCCCGACCTCTCCAAGGGCGGCAAGCTGGCGGACCAGTTGGGCGACGGGCGGCTCGCCACCGGTGACCCGTCGAACGTTCCGGTCGGGAAGTACGCCAAGGCGGCGCTGGAGACGCTGGGGCAATGGACGGCGGTCGAACCGAAGCTGGCGCGGGCCGACAGCGTGCGCGCCGCACTGGTGCTGGTCAGCCGGGGCGAGGTGCCGCTGGGCATCGTCTATCGCACCGACGCCGCCATCGATCCGGGGGTGGAGGTCGCCGCGGCCTTCCCGCCCGACAGCTATCCGGCCATCACCTATCCGGCGGCCCTGGCGGCATCGTCGCAGAGTCCGGCGGCGGTGGCCTTCCTCGACTACATGAAATCGCCGGACGGCATGGCGGTGTGGAAGGAATTCGGCTTCGTTCCGGCACCCAAGGCGCCGTAA
- the rpe gene encoding ribulose-phosphate 3-epimerase, protein MRAVKISPSILSADFARLGEEVRAVDAAGADYIHIDVMDGHFVPNLTIGPGVVKALRPHSAKVFDVHLMISPVDLFIPDFAKAGADIITVHPEAGPHLHRTIQLIKSLGNKAGVSLNPATPVDAIQHVLEDIDLVLVMTVNPGFGGQSFIKSQLPKIRDLRARIDALGKQIDLEVDGGINPETARLAIEAGADVLVAGTATFTGGPDQYAANIRALR, encoded by the coding sequence ATGCGCGCCGTGAAGATTTCCCCCTCGATTCTCTCCGCCGATTTCGCCCGGCTGGGCGAGGAGGTCCGCGCGGTCGACGCCGCCGGCGCCGACTACATCCACATCGACGTGATGGACGGCCATTTCGTGCCGAACCTCACCATCGGGCCGGGCGTGGTGAAGGCGCTGCGTCCGCACTCCGCCAAGGTCTTCGACGTCCACCTGATGATCTCGCCGGTGGATCTGTTCATTCCGGACTTCGCCAAGGCCGGCGCCGACATCATCACCGTCCATCCGGAGGCCGGCCCGCACCTGCACCGCACCATCCAGCTGATCAAGTCGCTGGGCAACAAGGCCGGCGTCTCGCTGAACCCGGCCACCCCGGTGGACGCCATCCAGCATGTGCTGGAGGACATCGACCTCGTGCTGGTGATGACGGTGAACCCCGGCTTCGGCGGCCAGAGCTTCATCAAGAGCCAGCTTCCGAAGATCCGCGACCTGCGTGCCCGCATCGACGCGCTCGGCAAGCAGATCGACCTGGAGGTGGACGGCGGCATCAACCCGGAGACCGCCCGTCTGGCGATCGAGGCCGGCGCCGACGTGCTGGTGGCCGGTACCGCCACCTTCACCGGCGGTCCGGACCAGTATGCTGCCAACATCCGCGCGCTGCGCTGA
- a CDS encoding GlsB/YeaQ/YmgE family stress response membrane protein translates to MGILWTIIIGFIAGIVAKFLMPGRDPGGFIITTLLGIAGAFVATYLGAAVGWYRPGEGAGFIGAIVGAIIILAIYRMIAGRRTTV, encoded by the coding sequence ATGGGCATTCTCTGGACGATCATCATCGGCTTTATCGCCGGCATCGTCGCCAAGTTCCTGATGCCGGGTCGCGATCCGGGCGGCTTCATCATCACCACCCTGCTGGGCATCGCCGGCGCTTTCGTCGCGACGTATCTGGGTGCCGCCGTCGGCTGGTACCGGCCGGGCGAGGGAGCGGGCTTCATCGGCGCGATCGTCGGCGCGATCATCATCCTGGCCATCTACCGCATGATCGCCGGCCGCCGGACGACGGTCTAA
- a CDS encoding PhyR family response regulator anti-anti-sigma factor — protein sequence MLVYECELFEVVPVLRRYARALTGTTDRGDALVTRCVEAAMMAPSRFGLDRGGDGALLPMYALLNLLFDRSEDFGPPGRPLPSPHPIERALTELSEVDRRLYLLTALEGLSLPQAAKVLQLRPGEAIERLKTARAWVRGAMIQRVMVVEDNAILAMELGALVAEMGHVVCGTAGNEPEALALMKAERPTLALLDVRLADGGSGIEIARRLKRVRELRAIFVTAFDDDIEAGDARHLGQIVRKPFTNAGIQAAISRAIFMPQPVALV from the coding sequence ATGCTCGTTTACGAATGCGAATTGTTCGAGGTGGTTCCGGTGCTGCGCCGCTATGCGCGGGCGCTGACCGGCACGACCGACCGTGGCGACGCGCTTGTGACCCGCTGTGTCGAGGCGGCGATGATGGCGCCCTCGCGCTTCGGTCTGGATCGTGGCGGCGACGGGGCGTTGCTGCCGATGTACGCGCTGCTGAACCTGCTGTTCGACCGGTCGGAGGATTTCGGCCCGCCGGGCCGGCCGCTTCCCTCGCCCCACCCCATCGAACGCGCCCTTACCGAACTTTCTGAGGTCGACCGCCGTCTGTATCTGCTGACCGCGCTGGAAGGGCTGAGCCTGCCGCAAGCGGCGAAGGTGCTGCAACTGCGGCCGGGTGAGGCGATCGAGAGGTTGAAGACCGCCCGTGCGTGGGTGCGCGGCGCCATGATCCAGCGGGTGATGGTGGTGGAGGACAACGCCATCCTGGCGATGGAACTGGGGGCGCTGGTCGCCGAGATGGGGCATGTCGTTTGCGGGACCGCCGGCAACGAGCCCGAGGCGCTCGCCCTGATGAAGGCGGAAAGACCGACGCTGGCCCTGCTGGACGTCCGGCTGGCCGATGGCGGCAGTGGGATCGAGATCGCGCGGCGGCTGAAGCGCGTGCGTGAACTGCGCGCCATCTTCGTCACCGCCTTCGACGACGACATCGAAGCCGGCGATGCCCGCCATCTGGGGCAGATCGTCCGCAAGCCCTTCACCAATGCCGGCATCCAGGCCGCCATCTCCCGCGCCATCTTCATGCCGCAGCCGGTGGCGCTGGTTTGA